The genomic interval GCGGCGTTCGGGAAGCAGCAAGGTCGTTCTGAATACTCCCCTGCCGAAGGGACCCGAGCGGAAGGCCGAGCCGTCCGCGCCGGAAAAGTTTCGGGCGTTCCAGTTGAAGGGAATCCGCGCCGGCATCCCGGAGGAATCCTCATACGAAAAAAGCCAGCCTTCGCCGAGGCGGATAAGCGAATCTGAATCGAAGGAAGCGGAGCGGAGATCAATGACGCCGGGTTCGGCCGATCCGGCTGGTTCCACGCGGTCTTGCGCCGGTAGAGAACCGAGGCAGGAAGCAAGGGCAAGAGAGAGGAATACTAATGACGCCTGTCCGAGGCGATTACCGGAGAACCGGCGAACAATGCGTGAAAAAGCCACAACAAGCCTCCCTCAAGATGCGATGACTCTACTCTATCATAGTTTCGGATCAGGTCAAAATAAAAGCCGTATAACAACTCAAGCCGGATATGCTATACTATTTGTTCAATGATCGAGACGAAAGACACAGCCCTGGACGCACAGCCGGCAGAGCCGGACACCTCTCCCGTATATCTGCGCATCGCCCTTGACATCGCCCGCCGGATAGCACGGGACGATCTGCATGAGGGAGAAAAAATCTACGGCCGCTCGATTCTTTCCTCCGAATACCGGGTATCTCCGGAAACAATACGCAGAGCGCTCAAGCTTCTTTCCGACATGCAGGTAGTCGAGGTAAAGCATAACAGCGGAGCGGTCGTGCTCTCCCGCAGCGCCGCCAGCGCATATATCGAACGATTCGACGAATACGCCGGAGTCCAGGCGCTCCGGAAGAAACTCAAAAAAACAATGGAAGAACACGCTGTCTTAAGCAAAAAAATCGTTGAACTCGCCAGCGATATTTCCGGCATGACCTCCAGGGTTGCAGAAGGCAGCCCTTTCAGAAACTATGAGATCGACGTGCCCGGCGGCTCCCCCGTCTGCGGACAAACCGAGGACGAACTCAATTTCTGGCAGAAAACCGGAGCCACCATCATTGCCGTCCGCCGCGCGGGCCGACTCATACTATCGCCGGGACCGTATTTTCGCTTCGAAGCCGAGGACGTCATCGTTTTCATCGGCGACGAACCCTCGATTTTCGGCGTTCAGAGCCTTCTCTCCAGCCCTCAGTAATCTTCGCACGCCCGCAAAATCCATTCCCTCACAAGCCCTCTTTTTGCATCAGGCCCGACAATCATCTTTCTCCATGGGTTGACAACTGACAACTTGTTCGTTATTTTTAGTATGTCGGTACTGACAACCTCTGCATTTATTTAAGTATGTCAGTTTAACTCTTTCTATAGACGCCAAGTCTTATTCCTCTGGAGGAAACATGAAAATCGTAAAAACTCTCATTACCGGGGCGGCTCTGTTCCTGATTCTTACCCTGCCGGCAGCGGCGGGCGGAAAAAAGGACGCCGCCGACTCCATTTCGTTCGCCGGCTCGGGCGGATATCCGCCGTTTAATTTCCTTGTGGACGACGGTTCTGTCGACGGATTCGACGTTGACGTCGCACGGGAAATCGCGAAACGTCTCGGCCTTGAAATGAACTACGTTACCACATCCTGGGACGGCATCATCGAAGGCCTGCGCGCGGGCAGGTACGACGGCATTCTGGGCAGCATGGCCGTTACGGAGGATCGTTTGAAAGTCGTCGACTTCTCCGATCCCTACTACTACTCGGGCCCCCAGCTCATTGTGCGGAAGGATTCGGGCCTTACGGACATTTCCCGATTCGGCCCGTCGAATACGGTAGCCCTGGTAACCGGAACGACCTTCGAGAAGGACGCCGCGAACGCGGGGCTGAAGGTGAAGCTCTATGAAGACGACAACCAGACCCTGATGGAACTGCTCAACGGACGGGTCGACGCGGTGATGACCGATCGCATCGTCGGACTGAACGCGATAGCCAAGATGAAAAACGGCGGCGACCTTACCCTCGCAGGCTCAGTCCTCCGCACCGAATCCATGGGAATCGCTTTCAAGAAAGACAGCGATTTGACGAAACGGGTGAACGCGGTCCTGGCCGAAATGCGGGCGGACGGAACGCTTAAAGCGATCAGCGAAAAATGGTTCCCCGGCCAAGACATTACGGTAGAGTAAGGAGCGACCATGGGAGATATTTTTCCATGGGACCTGGCCGTCATCCCGTCGAAGTTTTTTTTCTTCGCGGAAGCGGCCGGATACACCCTGTTCATTTCGGCTCTGGGAATACTGACCGGCATCGTCAGCGGACTGATAGTATCCCTGGCCCGGATTTCGCGTTTCAAGCCGGTATCAAAACTCGCCGGCCTCTACATTTTCGTCGTGCGGGGAACCCCGCTCCTGCTGCAGCTGTTCGTCATCTATTACGGATTGATCGCTCTGGTCACCATCCCGCCGCTTCCCTCGGCGATCATCGCCCTGGGATTTCATAACGGCGCCTACATCGCCGAAATTTTCCGCGGAGCGATCCAGTCGATCCATTACGGACAAATGGAAGCGGCGCTGAGCCTGGGAATGACCCGATCGAAGGCGATGGTGCGAATAATTCTTCCGCAGGCCTTCAAGCGGGCGGTTCCTCCGCTCGGAAATCAATTCATCATCGCGCTGAAGGACAGTTCCCTCGCGAGCACCATCGCGGTGCCGGAACTCCTGCTGCGCGGCCGCCAATTGGGAGCATCGTCGTTCATGTATATGGAAATGCTCATCATCGTCGGCATCTGGTATCTGCTTATGACGGGAGTATTCAGCTACGTCATACACAGAATCGAAAACAAACTGAAAGTGAGTGATCGTGGATAATACAGCTATCGGAAATGAACCCATCCTCAGGATGTCTAAAATACACAAATGGTTCGGAAAGCTTCATGTCCTCAAGGATGTGAATCTCGACGTGAAAGAAGGCGAAGTGATCGTCATAATCGGCGCCAGCGGTTCGGGGAAGAGCACCTTTCTGCGGTGCATCAATTTTCTGGAAGAAGCTGAAAAAGGCGTCGTTCAGTTCCGGGGAAAACCGATTCTGAAGAACCGGAATCTCACGGGAATCCGCAAGGAAATCGGCATGGTGTTTCAACACTTTAACCTGTTTCCCCACATGAACGTGCTGCACAACGTCATGGAAGGCCCGGTGCACACCAGGCATATGAGTCCCCATGACGCAGAAAAGCTCGCCCGCGGACTTCTGGAAAAAGTCGGATTATCCGACAAGGCGAAGGTGTATCCGTCCACCCTCTCGGGAGGGCAAAAACAGCGGGTCGCGATCGCTCGGGCGCTCGCGATGCAGCCGTCGGTGCTTC from Teretinema zuelzerae carries:
- a CDS encoding TrkA C-terminal domain-containing protein, with protein sequence MIETKDTALDAQPAEPDTSPVYLRIALDIARRIARDDLHEGEKIYGRSILSSEYRVSPETIRRALKLLSDMQVVEVKHNSGAVVLSRSAASAYIERFDEYAGVQALRKKLKKTMEEHAVLSKKIVELASDISGMTSRVAEGSPFRNYEIDVPGGSPVCGQTEDELNFWQKTGATIIAVRRAGRLILSPGPYFRFEAEDVIVFIGDEPSIFGVQSLLSSPQ
- a CDS encoding ABC transporter substrate-binding protein, translated to MKIVKTLITGAALFLILTLPAAAGGKKDAADSISFAGSGGYPPFNFLVDDGSVDGFDVDVAREIAKRLGLEMNYVTTSWDGIIEGLRAGRYDGILGSMAVTEDRLKVVDFSDPYYYSGPQLIVRKDSGLTDISRFGPSNTVALVTGTTFEKDAANAGLKVKLYEDDNQTLMELLNGRVDAVMTDRIVGLNAIAKMKNGGDLTLAGSVLRTESMGIAFKKDSDLTKRVNAVLAEMRADGTLKAISEKWFPGQDITVE
- a CDS encoding amino acid ABC transporter permease, with protein sequence MGDIFPWDLAVIPSKFFFFAEAAGYTLFISALGILTGIVSGLIVSLARISRFKPVSKLAGLYIFVVRGTPLLLQLFVIYYGLIALVTIPPLPSAIIALGFHNGAYIAEIFRGAIQSIHYGQMEAALSLGMTRSKAMVRIILPQAFKRAVPPLGNQFIIALKDSSLASTIAVPELLLRGRQLGASSFMYMEMLIIVGIWYLLMTGVFSYVIHRIENKLKVSDRG
- a CDS encoding amino acid ABC transporter ATP-binding protein, coding for MSKIHKWFGKLHVLKDVNLDVKEGEVIVIIGASGSGKSTFLRCINFLEEAEKGVVQFRGKPILKNRNLTGIRKEIGMVFQHFNLFPHMNVLHNVMEGPVHTRHMSPHDAEKLARGLLEKVGLSDKAKVYPSTLSGGQKQRVAIARALAMQPSVLLFDEPTSALDPELVGEVVSVMKDLANEGMTMIVVTHEMWFAREAADRVVFMDEGTIIEEAPPEKMFSEPENERTKQFLKQILNSSD